The following coding sequences are from one Rhineura floridana isolate rRhiFlo1 chromosome 2, rRhiFlo1.hap2, whole genome shotgun sequence window:
- the CMKLR2 gene encoding chemerin-like receptor 2 — MSSADLMEYEDNFTEYFENYEEDQPPQSHLSHVQMVSLVLHGAAFLLGVPGNAIVIWIMGFKWDKTVTALWFLNLAIADLIFVLFLPLYITYVATGFHWPFGKWLCKANSFVALFNMFASVFFLTAISLDRYIHLIHPVFSYKYRTLKKTCLLISFIWILATLIGSPALYFRDTLTLPNNITICYNNFHPSDLDLIVLRHHVLTWVRFICGYLFPLLTMIVCYSLLISQVKKSAILTSSRLFWTVLAVVVVFFVCWTPYHIFSILELSAHHNSYLHSLLPDAIPLSVSFAFINSCLNPILYVLLSKKLRSCFSVTFSELVKHTLWEVSRSGTVSEQVWNSMNLQQCEASELETFQGEISQ, encoded by the coding sequence ATGTCGTCAGCTGATCTCATGGAGTACGAAGACAACTTTACGGAATACTTTGAAAATTATGAAGAGGACCAGCCACCCCAGTCCCATCTCAGCCATGTGCAAATGGTTTCGCTTGTGCTACATGGCGCAGCTTTTCTTCTAGGAGTGCCTGGCAATGCAATAGTCATCTGGATTATGGGCTTTAAATGGGATAAGACCGTCACTGCCCTCTGGTTCCTCAACCTGGCAATTGCAGACTTAATCTTTGTCCTTTTCCTCCCTCTTTATATTACATATGTGGCCACGGGCTTTCACTGGCCTTTTGGAAAGTGGCTGTGCAAAGCAAACTCTTTTGTTGCCTTGTTCAACATGTTTGCCAGTGTCTTCTTCCTGACGGCCATCAGCCTTGACCGTTATATCCATCTGATCCATCCCGTCTTTTCTTACAAGTATCGGACTCTCAAAAAGACCTGCCTTTTGATTTCTTTCATTTGGATTTTGGCTACGCTCATTGGAAGCCCTGCATTGTATTTTAGAGACACACTCACGCTACCAAACAATATCACCATTTGCTACAACAACTTTCACCCGAGTGACCTTGATCTCATTGTACTCCGACACCATGTTCTGACCTGGGTAAGGTTCATTTGTGGCTATCTTTTCCCTCTGTTAACCATGATAGTTTGCTACTCTCTTCTGATCAGCCAGGTGAAGAAGAGTGCAATACTGacctccagcaggctcttctggacTGTTCTTGCTGTCGtcgtggttttttttgtttgctggacCCCATACCATATATTTAGCATTCTTGAGCTGTCTGCTCACCATAATAGCTACTTGCACAGCTTGCTTCCGGATGCCATTCCTCTTTCTGTCAGCTTTGCTTTCATCAATAGTTGCCTTAACCCCATTCTTTATGTCCTTCTCAGCAAGAAACTCCGATCCTGTTTTAGTGTGACATTTTCAGAACTGGTGAAACACACACTCTGGGAAGTCAGTCGGTCTGGGACAGTCAGTGAACAGGTTTGGAATTCTATGAACCTTCAGCAGTGCGAAGCGTCTGAGCTTGAGACTTTTCAGGGTGAAATATCTCAGTGA